taaatgtgatatttccgtttttttatttttttataaataataatatgccatttagcagatgcttttatcaaaagagacttacagtcatgtgtgcatacattttaacgtatgggtggtcccggggatcgaacccactaccctggtgttacaagcgccgtgctctaccaattgagctttCTAAACTCCtgttattgctttgtcattatggggtattgggtgtagattgatgaggggggaaaaaactattttaatcaattttagaataaggttgtaacctaacaaaatgtggaaaatgtcaaggggtctgaatactttccgaaggcactgtatatatttgtgaacagccatccacaacaaccacaatccgTAAGGCGCAAATAGCgaaatgagagagcagcagttcacatcaatgcgctatgtacagttgaagtcggaagtttacatacaccttagccaaataaatttaatcctagtaaaaattccctgtcttaggtcagttaggatcaccactttattttaagaatgtgaaatgtcagaataatagtagagagagtgatttatttcagcatttctttctttcatcacattcccagtgggtcagaagtttacatacactcaattagtatttggtagcattgcctttaaattgttttaacttgggtcaaacgtttcgggtagccttccacaagcttcccacaataagttgggtgaattttggcccattcctcctgacagagtagGTGTAACTGAGTctgatttgtaggcctccttgctcgcacacgctttttcagttctgcccacaaatgttccatcgtttttttttgctttgtcattatggggtattgtgtgtagattgatgaggggggaaaactgttttaataaggctgtaacctaacaaaatgtagaaaaagtcaaggggtctgaatactttccgaatacactgcataataaatacaaatacttcaCCTATTTTGTGTTCGGAGACatctttgcattcacattgctatgtttagaaaggaaccaagatcTTTTCCCAACATTTACtcaatgcactctgggtttttacaaagtgcagAACAAGCCATTCCATCTGAACGTGTTATCGGACAGCTAGAtatacctacttacattttggaagcttatagattgcatttagttaaTAGATGGGACATAATAATTGTATTCAGAAGATATTAACATTTACATAttattggtaacagaataaatagcaGAATTAACAGATTAAATAATGGtgtaattgaaaattgtacacccaATGTAGGCTACTGCTCCTTTAGGAGTTAGAATATTTTATACCCTATGTTGTAATTCTCACCAAATATGTTGTTGTCTTCACACACAATTCAAACCCCACAATCAAATAAACAGCTTATAGGCTctcttagcctatagatcacatattgcaaacaaataatcttgaagtaaaaactccacacaTATTTAGGAATTTCTGTGCATCCATGACAACCCctaatcaatatccaaaaacaGCACACGTTTTTTCCACAAACCTAcacatcatcttctctcttttgtggcaccaatgtgaAGGGTTATGGTAGGGGAAatagtgttgcagtagtctagtgtgtggtgcgggaataatgataagcgaacctggggagctttgtgTTCACCTTGCCCTAAAAAAGGCAACCGCGCTGCGGAATTCAAGTGAACCGAACTCAGACTACCTCTCGAGATGGTCTCAGTTCGGTTCACTTCGGGGACTCTTTTGAGGGATCTATGGTCACATTGCACAAAAAATTAACAAGTTCAAAAAAATTGACTGAAAGGGACCAAGTATGAAAACACTTAGTGTGTGTGCTCACCCTGGGGTCATTGATGCCAGTGATGCGCTCCTCAGGCCGGTCCAACACTAGGAAGGCTGCCAGATTGGCAGTGTAGGATGCCACAATGATCATGGCAAATCCAGCCCACACCATACCTAAGATCCTTGCTGAAAAGCTCCGGGGTGCTCCTACAAACAcaatcacaaacacaaacatagtCACTCAGTTAACAGCAGCCAATTTCAATGTCCACTTGAATAGGTAGTCTACAAATATCCTATTgaattactatatactgtatgtttctaTTAATAAATTACAATATTCTATACAGTATGTAATTCTATAAGGTAGTCTgaaaacctattccctatatacagtagtccACTTGGGGTACCATTTCGGACACATACGTAGACTTAGGCCAGTGGATATTTACCTTCTCCTATCCCGGAGTTCAAAAGGACTCCCCATGAGAACCACATGGCGGAGGATAAGGTGAGGgcatcctcttcttcttcttcgctATTCACTTTAAACCTTCCAAATGGGCTGCGGTGCACACAAGACACATGTGAGCTCAGCTCTCTTTCAAGCCACCAAACCTCCAACCTATCCCACTGGatacaaactggttgaatcaaggttgtttccatgtaatttcagcAAAACAATTcagtggaaaactgattggatttgcaaaaagtcatcaacataaagGAATTTCAGGAATTTGTGTATTTATtttacccaacttttaacctaaatccaatgacatggttcaAATATTTGTTGATTTCACTTTGAATtgacattagttgacaactcaatcatatgtaaatcaaaactaaacgttgaactgacgtctgtccCCAGTGGGATGTCAGTGCAGTTCTTTATTTCATGTGCCTGTGTTGTGTTTAGTTTCACTTGCCACAGACATGAACAATTACAAATGCATGGGGAACCTGTGGCATAGGAAAAGTATGGGGAATTTCCTGATCCTATGTGGCTCAAATGGTTAAGTATGGCACATGCAACACTAGGATCAcgtgttcgattcccactggggccacccatatgaaaatgtatgcatgcatgaccgTAAGTCACATTTGATCAAAGTAGCTGCTAAAAGGCCtatattactattattgttaATAATGTGATCGAAAGGGGGTATTACTGTACACAGACATGTCGTTGTTTTACCTGAACCGGTCTAACAGGTAGAGCATCACCGCCACCACATGGACCGATAGACCCACCAGCAGCCACAGGGTGCTCTGAAAGGGCTGCATGAACGAATCCAGAGTACTGCGTGGTATTTCCTACAATCAAACAACAGCCAGTGACTCATCCCATTCACTCGACTGTGAGTAGTACTATACTGGGTCATAGTTGTAGGAAGAAAACAATAGCTTCAATGGGTGCCTGTCTGAGCAGCAGGAGTAAGAGCAGCATACCTTTTTCACGAGGATGGTAAGCCCCTGGTACTTAAAGGGTTTTGAGAACTCGATGTACTGGGCGCGTTCGTTGTTGATCGTGAGCGGAGCCACAATCATGTCTGCCAGGCCACCCAGGAGTTCTCCCATCATGCCGTTCCACTCCTTCTTGTTGCTGTTGTTCACctgatatagaaagagagaggggcatCCACTGTACTCAACATACTTAGTCGACATTTCCACACCTGATTGATGCTTGGATCAGCCAAAAACTGTTTGATCACAAATGCGATCCTACAATTACATAAGATGTTGGACTAAATTGCACTTTAGCATAATGCACATAACCTGTACATGAACCCTTTATATTATTGCATTTTGCACAAATGTTGCCTACTGGCATATTTTTTAAATATCCATTGATTatctgttgttgttattgtttttcaattggtGATTTTGTCTGTATATTGTGTAGGCTGCGAAAGGACAACGTTTTTCTAATCAAACAGAATGGATTGGTCTGTCATTTGTGGGTCCCAAGAAAGTCATAAAATATGAAGTGTGGTGAAGGTGGAAAATAACACCCAAGAATACACATTGATTGGCATTTCAGATGTGGTAGTCCATACTATACCACACATGTAGCCAGTACTGCACTGCATCTTGTGCACTGCAACACTATTGTATAGTGTTGCATGTATTGTATTTCTCTGTGATAATAAAGATTACCTTGAACCTTGAGGATGGTGTTCCATAGCACAAGGGGGTTCGGTTCTAAAGCTGCAGAACCATATGATCATCCTACTTACCCGCTCCTGTGTACCAAACTTCCCATCAGCCACCAGATGAACCTCATAGGTGAAGTTCATGGTATCCGCTAGTTTAATCAAGAGGTCAATGCAAAAGCCGTAGCAGCATTGGGGTACTATAGGCTGTCCTAtaatggacaaacacaaaatCAGCCGAAAACACTGATATTGAGAGAAAATCAACATATTGGCACATATAGTACAGTTTACAGCCATTACAGACTGACACTATACTGAACTACTACTTgtgtttatataataataataataataataataatagtagtaatagtagtagtagtagtagtagtatatccTGTGGCTGTCTTATTACCTGGGATGGTTCCATTGGGGCCAGTGCATATAACTTTCTGGACATCTTTGAGTCCATTTACAGTTTTTTCTTTTTGGCAAGTTCCATCACTTGTTGTGGGTTGTACATAGACAAATGGCTCCTGATGAATGGTTACTATCTGTGAACAATAGAGAAGGACAAGCATGGCGCCAGCACATTTTGGCACACAGACATTCAACACAAGGAACAAGTGCTTGGGTGTATTCATTGGTGCACActgtagaaaaacatttagccacaGAAAACATTTTCAACAGAAacaattggacaaattcaggtaagtCCCTCCCCGTTTCTACCCATTTGTTTccatttggttcctagtgaatacacccctggttatGCAGGACCAGGGCGGTAGCTGCAAATGAGGACACAAAGGTCCAGACCaatttttttaggaactcagtcggggtctcaacttactgttgagagttagaatagtagaatacacaaggtgcaatttcgaaacttggtttttctctctcacccactgacagtcactcaatgaGCCCATGTCATAAAATGTTTTAGATTGgcaaattagtctagccagctatctaaacctcTAGTAATCATGGCCGCACTATCGACCAGGCACGCAGGGCATGtacccaggggccctgacctccggggggcctccattgattttgttagtcactgtCACTTAGATATCAAATTAACATGGCATAACGCAATAGATAATTTCATTCTTGTTTTCAAGCGAGTACAAAGTTCTACTCTAGGCTACAGTGAAAATGTCAGTTGAATAATGTCAGAAAAGCCCTGTGATTTGAATTTTTCATTGGATTTGGATCAGTTCATCAGAAAGGTCTAGAACGGCACAGTAGCAGGTCAGTCTGGCTGTActtttacttctgatactgaatacgctgtctgttgcagatcatcattctcccaagtcgtcCTATAATAATTTGTCCACATATGCTCccggcaggcccagttattcagaaAAGCTTAACACACactctgcctcctctccaatcCGAGCGGCTATTCTTTGCGCACCTAGAAGCTAACGCTTCAATATAGCTTAAATATTTatcatttaacttttaaaatgtattaccttttatatgtggcagaaacacaaccagtcacaatgttttcatctgattaggctacttcaaaagtctcctgtagGCCTGAACACGTTCATCAcaaatataattccagcatcctcaaaatggcttgacattaaccaggCTTCCATCCAAtcttttatgcgagtaaagtagccTATATGTCGGATAAAAAAATGTCACGACATCatgagaaagcatgcagtttattaggctacagattaaataagttattatgaacttcacagggtggtgaaagtgcacagtgatgaggttgatgctcctttcaataaatatcaagggtcttattctggtgaaatgatgatcaatgcttggctgccatttgacaaataaaaatgatattttatccataataatctcatcatgtagtaggctatacctgcgctgtatctgcaagctgttggttAGAGCACACATACCAATACAAGTGTGGGCACAATCGCTATATCTATACGTAGGCCTGGAGTTGAAAAtgcaaatatattttattttcatattatacagtggacaagcctataggcctatgcatgcaatgccctgattaATTTAGTGAGGTGGacatttattgttttaggaaagtagccTAAAAACAAATTTAAAAAATAGGCTATAACgttttgcatatgctacacatcgtaacccaaggaatagtgtttttgtaatttgttataaTCTGTTTTTAAGTACacgtaaatgtggctcatttggccaatATCCCTCGTTGGCTGCGCCAGGTCAgatctgaatgcatatggatgtctggtaaatttctcaaatgtccggtaaattaaaatctttACTGCCACATTTTCtgaaatgtgcatattgtttttatgcagatgttagaatatttgcatgaaaatctgtcattaatttgatggaaacctagctatagacccCCTAAAGACTGTGGCAAGCgcgctagtccagtgtcactttgattatgcctgcacatcatggtttACCAGCAGCCCCATACATATAAAGGATAAGCTACAGACCACTCATCTGGAGGCTGAGCATTTttttgtctgtatctctgtaatgtgtctgtatctatgtaattgtatatgtatttatgtaaaaAATATGTCAATTCTATGAGGGGGAGGGTGTTCAATTTATTTGACAGTACAAtgggagggtcatgtgaaaatatttgtaacgttggggaggggggtgcatttttttatgacaccttgagttggaccagcccccccccaccccagtaCATTTTGATCTGACCCTAATTAAATACTTTTTATGCTAACAGATTCCTCTGtatgtataaaaaatgtattcacggtGCTGAGTTAATGTGAGTTAATGTGTAGCAGCaaattgtatagctaataggctatgagTTTAtagatcgactgaggtgaatgaagccACAGCTACAACGTGATAATGGCTGGGTTAATTTTTGCTTgcttttgctgttctccaaatagcattttagagttTTGAAATTGTATATAAATGCAGAAAATTTACTTTCAAAAAATGTATTGGATGGGGGGGCGGAGGGGGGGATAAAGCCCATCCCCGTCCCCGTCCAGACCTCACTAAAACTCAGACCCTGATTACGGCCATGTGCAGGACGTAGTAGCTACCTTTAGTCTGGTAGACATCTGGTATCCTCTTGGCTTCTCCGTCTCTCCTCCTGGCCAAATGATCTTCCTCTGCGGGTTCATCACCACCTACAAAACCAAAGAAATAGAATGGCTAGAATGGGAAAAGTAATTCAGACAGTACACTCATATGGCACGTTAATTTAATTGGTCTAGTCATTTCATCTCTATGTACAAACCACCCCAAATATTAATGTTCCCCATACAACTTGGTTTTATATATTTGATAATAACACAAGTACAAAATGATAGCACCAAGGCATAATTACTTAATGTAACACTTAATTTAAAAAACACTGTATTATGTACAACTGGTAACATAAATCATTTAATAAAAACTCCCGTACTTGGGTGCCGTTGAAAATGCCCACTTGCACAAGCCTGGTCTTTTGGTAGTTGAGGATGCTGTAGGTAGCAAACCGCCTGTCACCATCGTCATTAAACTCGATGCGCCCTGTCAGGCCATCTGGGTACTTGGATGACATCAGCACTCTAGAGTCCAGCGGGGAGATCGGAGGGATGGCGTCATCAGACAAATCATCCCGATGTGACATGATGGGCTTGGTtgatgagagggagtgagatgggagATTGAAAACAATGAGGATgaagggaggagggtgggggtgggTGATGTCTTTGGAACGATAATACAACGCATTTTGAATGAAGTTGATATGTGGTGAATTTTTGGGGGCAGCCAATTTGGAAATCAGGATGTATCTGCCAATTATTCCGAttatttattttgtgtgtgtgtgtgtttcctgagtTTGAGTCTTTATTAACAAGCCTTGGGTAATTTATtttacaacatcaacaacaatggTGCAACGTAAACATAACCTGACATCCCTTTCAGGTATATGAATACAGAGAGTAATAGAAGGGTGTAGAACCCTATATCCCCTTCATTCTGAGTTCTGTCTGTGTAGTCTTGCCAACAGCCAGACACTACATTTAGGAGGCAATGGAAATGCAATTCAAGCTGTACCCACCAAGGCTAGCCCAACCCGACTTGAATTCGACCTGTATGGCCCTAAATGCCAATGGAAACTAAGCTTCATTTCTCAGAGAATGCACAATGAAACAGGGATGATTTTCAGGGGTCTGACTTGGTCCGCTTCCAATTAGAACTTCTCAGAAAGTAGGCCTTGTTTTCAGGctgccctccctcccctgtctcccagcaaccTCGGCTGCCTGGGCCAGCATGTTCAGTTTTATGTTTTGGCCCTTGTCTTCTGCTTGTCTTATACTGAGGGACATACAGGACTGTTATGGTTATTTCAAGCAGACCTACTTCTGACTGTGCGCAAACAAACAACTAAAAAAAACGGGTGTTTGTGGAGTTTGTTTAGTTACTCTCACTATTACTTGTGGCCTTACCGTTTGAAGAGCGGCCCAGTCCTCCAGATGTTTGTGTTGCCTACACAGCCACGGGGCGGTTCTGTGATGTTCTCCTTCTCAAAGAGCTCCTGGATGGACTGTGCCACCACGCCCACGGCATCGTTGATGTGCGCCGACTCGTTCTTGCCGTTGATGAGCTGAAGGCCGAGCAAGCCTGACCAGTCGACAAAATCACTGTTTTAGAGAAGCGCTTGACACGAGACGGCTAATATTAGGCCATGACAAACATTAAACTTGCTTATATAGAAACAACAAGTACCTATTAAGGATAGGAGTTAGGTTCGGGATTATACTGTACAGAACAGGGGTTAGGGCAAAGTGACCATGTTGAAGTGAAGGTTATGTACAGACGTGTCACACATGTAGCCAGGTCAAAAAAAATGCAGTTGTAGCTTACCATTGGCTTTCTGTTACACTTCAATGTGTGGGTAGCAACACACTTTTTCTAAATTAGCTCATGAGAGCCAGACTCTCATATTAACGTGAATTCAAAGCAATGTAGATTGCCAAAACCTCTATTTCATTTGTTGTCTActgaaagaaacacacacacactaaaaattGAACAAACAAAAGATGTTAGACATGTATAGCACAGTACAATGAGAAATCACTTGTTTTAAACCTTTAAACAAACAAATGTTTAAACGTTCAAACATTCAATGTATTGCACACCACACTGATTTGCAGATGAGGATTAAACATTTGAATAATAAAGCAATGTGGTCAGCATGACCGATCTGTTGCAGAGTCTGTGAGAGAGGCATGGGGTCATAGGAGCAGTACATACCATCTGGTGCTTCACTCAAAGCTTTACcagacatctccctctctccgacCAGCCACACGTAGCCAGAGCCCGTCATGTTGAGCTGGCGCGCAGCTTTGTAGACCAACGCAGCTTCGTCCTCGCTACAGTCAGATACACATCATTACCACAACGGCAGCTCCGGTCAATCTCCAGTGACTACACCAAGAGTACAATACATGTCAATGTGTCTTTTGCTCGGTGCAATAAATTGATAGTTCATCCAAAATGTACAGGACCACTACTGGCCAGGGTGCCAATAACATAGGGACACAGTATATTTGTGTTTTCATTATTAATATATTATTATGATAatatgatataatatatactgcatgTATGTAACctgtattactatatattactacagtATAATGATGTCATTGAGTCCCGATGGCCTCATAATAAGGACATGTGTATATGTGGTATATGAGGTTTAGACGTGTAGTGCAGTGAGGGACGTGAGGGACGTAGACGGGAGCTGACCTGGCAGAAAGGATGATGACGCGAGCCTCCAGGTCCTTGGCCTCCAGCAGCATGGATGTCAGGTTGGTGTCTTGGCTGAACAGGAGAACTTTCTCTGCCTGCAGTTAGGGTACAAAATTAGCAAGGAGGAGAAGGACTCAGCCCTGAACCATGCTGTCTTCAGTTCCTCTTTTTATTGTTCtatttttggggggaggggggtggaagAAATGGAGAAAAAGGTTCCAAGATAATCTGTTTAACTGAAAAAAATTTAAGCTGGTAGGAAAAATTGTTCtgcatttatgcatgcaaactgAGGGTTGTCAAGACTCCAAAGAGGAACGTGCAAGTTAGAAGTAGAGGGAGAAGAAGATTGATGCAACCGCAAATCAAagtggtggaggagggaggagggtggtggtggtttCTTTCCCAAAGAACAAAATAAGTAGGAAAGGCTGCAGAAAGGTAGGAGGTGCCATCTGGATTGTGCCTGTCCCACACGACCAGATCTCCACAAACTTTGTCAAAGTAATAGACTTGCAATCTCCTTGGTTTGAACACATGCAGCCCTttacacaaaaataaaaaaaggttggAGGGGGCGTTTCATTTTGCTGAAAATATACTAAAAACCCATTCTCGACTGAAATCATAAAAGAAAATGTAAAAAGACGTGCTACCAGGATAAGGATATCTCTGGAAtcggttgttgactgttttactTTCTAGTTTCTAGTGGCTAAGTTCAGAGAATTGGTGGGCGGCGTGCATTGACCATGCAAGTATACCTTGGGTCCTCGCTTGTTGTCATAGGACAGTTGGTCGAGGTTTTCATAGTTCTTGTTTTTATTCTGATGAGTAATGTGCACAGAGAAAATATGCAGACACAGAAGAATATTATAAACAGTTATAAATGGTGTGCAGTAAAGCATTCCAACAAATCTCCACTTTTCTGCTTCAACTTGGGATTCCTAACACTGGGGCTTGCAAAAACATCAAAGGCCTGCTCACAGTGTCACAGTTTCCTTAGGTTTTAACTGTCTGACACAGGCATGTTCCACCATTGTGTTGTGGGAACCAAATATATCCCCCAGCCACCTTGCTCATTCAGTACCCTATAGCCATTCTCGAATGGAAGGCCAATGGCAAATGCAGCAAGTCCACCAAAGTACTTAAATGAAACAGCATTAATATCTAAATGTAGCATATCAAATAGGACTGTGGGAAATGTACTAAGCTAATACATTTTCAGTAAAAATTACGGCTTAGTGTTGCTCTTGGACAATTTTTCACAGACCCTGTTTCTAAAAAGGCACCAGCCAGCAAGTTCTCTTCATTAGTATATTTTACTAAATATCCAAATTATGTTTCTCCCTTATTCCTCTTGAATGATTCTTTTAAACACTGTATGTTGATATAATACAATATGACATGCAGATGGTCTGTCTAGACACAAAGCTAAAGGCTACAAGAATGAAGTTCTCAGCAACAGCACTGAGTGCAGAGTCCCTTAAATACCCCTTAAATGCCACAAGGTTTGGGACCAGAGTCTTGAATGTTTGGATAAATCAGCTAAatatggtgtgtatatactgTGTACATACAGTAGATTGTGTATATACTACGTATTGGGTGTATACAGTAGTATTTAATTCCAATAGTATAAAATATGTCTGAAGATCCATAGCTTTAAAAGCTGAGATGCCTGCTCAGGTCTACAATGTAAACCCAATGATGCATATAAAAACAGAACAATAATACATCTTGTCTatatctgtcacggtttcggccgaggctgcctctctcccttgttcgggcaggcttcggcgttcgtcgtctccggaattctagctgccaccgattgatgtttcatgttcgtttgcttttgtctgtttgtttctacacctgtttctgttttgtagtaattagtgtcctataagtttctcgttgtgtttgtcttgtgttgtgtgtgattgttaccgtcagtctgtgtattgctcggttgagcgttattttctccactgtttgctggagcgttcgttgcacttgtgtgtgcacttatttcatcctgacgcacctgtttgtgcgcattgtcttttcgccttcgtgcgtattttgctgtcaggcttatttcgtcctgttgcctgtgtttaggcaggaatacagctttttggaattcagtctgcttcctgcgtttgattcctacaccacacctacaacacgacctgacagaatcacacaccttacagtatggaatcagcaggagccgaagcagcacattcaagacagaaaaacccaccttagaaggaccaagcagcgtgtccaggagcaagacagctggacatgggaggaagcgcctggtaaggagatcgagaggctggcgatggcccaggtgggcaaatcgtggtcctgggaggacatgctcgggggcaagggaccttgggggaagatcaaggccctggcgagagaggagcaacggcgtcagcagggccatcatcgttggaaggacgagaggcaaccccaaaaagttttttggggggggcacatggcttgggcggctgggcagcaggaggctgctacagggagacgtggagagaaggctatcggattacgggagccattggcgagtagaggaagggaagttgttgcggcacggcgtgagagactgatgtgtgttaccagtccggtccggcccgttcctgatccccagttaaagccagtggtgtgtgttcccagtacggaccggcctgttcctactccacgcatcaagcccacggtgtgcgtcgccagcccagcccggcctgttcctgctccacgcacagaacctacggtgtgcgtcgccagcccagcccggcctgttcctgctccacgcaccaaggatacggtgtgcgtcgacagccctgcccggcctgttcctgctccacgcatcaaggatacggtgtgcgtcgacagccctgcccggcctgttcctgctccacgcaccaagcccacggtgtgcgtcgccagcccagcccggcctgttcctgctccacgcacagaacctacggtgtgcgtcgccagcccagcccggcctgttcctgctccacgcacagaacctacggtgtgcgtcgccagcccagcccggcctgttcctgctccacgcaccaaggatacggtgtgcgtcgacagccctgcccggcctgttcct
The sequence above is a segment of the Coregonus clupeaformis isolate EN_2021a chromosome 16, ASM2061545v1, whole genome shotgun sequence genome. Coding sequences within it:
- the grin1b gene encoding glutamate receptor ionotropic, NMDA 1b isoform X4; this encodes MRVFLLAFFISCSCAGGGCEPKIVNIGAVLSQKRYEQVFKDAVTQANTLYGKDKFKMNAISVTHKPNAIQMALSVCEDLISNQVYAILVSHPPQSNDHLTPTPVSYTAGFYRIPVVGLTTRMSIYSDKSIHLSFLRTVPPYSHQAQVWFDMMREFRWNHIILIVSDDHEGRAAQKRLETLLEERETKAEKVLLFSQDTNLTSMLLEAKDLEARVIILSASEDEAALVYKAARQLNMTGSGYVWLVGEREMSGKALSEAPDGLLGLQLINGKNESAHINDAVGVVAQSIQELFEKENITEPPRGCVGNTNIWRTGPLFKRVLMSSKYPDGLTGRIEFNDDGDRRFATYSILNYQKTRLVQVGIFNGTQVVMNPQRKIIWPGGETEKPRGYQMSTRLKIVTIHQEPFVYVQPTTSDGTCQKEKTVNGLKDVQKVICTGPNGTIPGQPIVPQCCYGFCIDLLIKLADTMNFTYEVHLVADGKFGTQERVNNSNKKEWNGMMGELLGGLADMIVAPLTINNERAQYIEFSKPFKYQGLTILVKKEIPRSTLDSFMQPFQSTLWLLVGLSVHVVAVMLYLLDRFSPFGRFKVNSEEEEEDALTLSSAMWFSWGVLLNSGIGEGAPRSFSARILGMVWAGFAMIIVASYTANLAAFLVLDRPEERITGINDPRLRNPSDKFIYATVKQSSVDIYFRRQVELSTMYRHMEKHNYESAAEAIQAVRDNKLHAFIWDSAVLEFEASQKCDLVTTGELFFRSGFGIGMRKDSPWKQNVSLSILSSHENGFMEELDKTWVRYQECDSRSNAPATLTFENMAGVFMLVAGGIVAGIFLIFIEIAYKRHKDARRKQMQLAFAAVNVWRKNLQDRKSDRAEPDSKQKAPFRSISTNLASNIKRRRSSKDTVRR